The following coding sequences are from one Brienomyrus brachyistius isolate T26 chromosome 2, BBRACH_0.4, whole genome shotgun sequence window:
- the LOC125725921 gene encoding putative uncharacterized protein BRD3OS gives MAESPPDRPPLAQKALSEGYARLRYRDTSLLIWQQQQLELERAPPTTYLSRSQSTWYSQYGNQAVVVRDKGKVHMDPEPGGSRICLIM, from the coding sequence ATGGCTGAGAGCCCGCCGGACAGGCCGCCCCTGGCGCAGAAGGCGTTGTCCGAAGGCTACGCGCGCCTCCGCTACCGCGACACGTCGCTGCTCAtctggcagcagcagcagctggagCTCGAGCGCGCGCCCCCGACCACCTACCTGAGCCGCAGCCAGAGCACGTGGTACAGCCAGTACGGCAACCAGGCCGTGGTGGTGCGGGACAAGGGGAAGGTGCACATGGATCCCGAGCCCGGGGGGTCCCGCATCTGCCTGATCATGTAA